A genomic region of Papaver somniferum cultivar HN1 chromosome 7, ASM357369v1, whole genome shotgun sequence contains the following coding sequences:
- the LOC113296754 gene encoding dnaJ protein homolog translates to MFGRAPKKSNNTKYYEVLGIAKNASPEDVKKAYRKAAIKHHPDKGGDPEKFKELGQAYTVLSDPKTREIYDQYGEDAVKEGMQGDAADAHDPFDIFTRFFGGGMGGGQGGKRQRRGEDAVHHLMVSLEDLYSGTTKKLSLSRSVICSKCTGKGTKSGASEMCFGCQGSGMKVSIRHLGPSMIQQMQHPCDECKGTGETISQKDRCPQCKGDKVVNEKKVLEVHVEKGMQNGQKIKFRGQADEAPDTDTGDIVFVVTQKAHPKFKRQGDDLFVEHKLSLTEALCGFQFALTHLDGRQLLIKTNTGEVIKPDSFKAVNDEGMPMYDRSFMKGRLYIQFTLEFPESLTAEQCKALEGVLPPRKSPQPKGTEIDECEETTLHDVSIEEEMARKYAQYQAEARARAQEAYNEDDEMRPQCAQQ, encoded by the coding sequence ATGTTTGGAAGAGCACCTAAGAAAAGTAATAACACGAAGTACTATGAAGTCCTTGGAATAGCTAAGAATGCTTCTCCTGAAGATGTGAAGAAAGCTTATAGAAAGGCTGCGATTAAGCATCATCCTGACAAAGGTGGAGATCCAGAGAAGTTTAAGGAGCTGGGACAGGCTTATACGGTTTTGAGTGACCCAAAGACACGTGAAATCTATGATCAGTATGGTGAGGATGCAGTTAAGGAAGGAATGCAAGGTGATGCAGCTGACGCTCACGACCCCTTTGATATTTTCACGAGATTCTTTGGGGGAGGAATGGGTGGCGGGCAAGGAGGAAAAAGGCAGAGGAGGGGTGAAGATGCTGTGCATCACTTGATGGTATCTCTGGAGGATCTTTACAGTGGAACTACGAAGAAACTGTCCCTCTCCCGCAGTGTAATTTGCTCCAAGTGTACTGGCAAGGGCACGAAATCTGGTGCTTCAGAAATGTGTTTTGGTTGCCAAGGTTCTGGTATGAAAGTATCTATTAGGCACTTAGGTCCTAGTATGATCCAGCAGATGCAGCATCCGTGTGATGAGTGTAAGGGTACAGGAGAAACCATCAGCCAGAAGGACCGCTGCCCTCAATGCAAAGGTGACAAGGTTGTCAACGAGAAGAAGGTGCTGGAAGTGCATGTTGAGAAGGGAATGCAGAACGGACAGAAAATCAAATTCCGTGGACAGGCCGATGAAGCTCCAGACACTGACACAGGGGATATAGTCTTTGTGGTGACACAGAAGGCTCATCCCAAGTTTAAGAGACAGGGTGATGATTTGTTTGTGGAGCACAAATTGTCCCTGACCGAAGCCCTCTGCGGATTTCAGTTTGCACTGACCCACCTTGATGGTAGACAGCTCCTCATCAAGACTAACACTGGGGAAGTCATCAAGCCTGATTCATTCAAGGCAGTAAATGATGAAGGGATGCCCATGTATGACAGATCATTTATGAAGGGTAGATTGTATATCCAATTCACTCTGGAATTCCCAGAGTCATTGACAGCGGAGCAGTGCAAAGCTTTGGAAGGTGTCCTACCACCAAGGAAATCGCCACAACCGAAAGGCACGGAAATTGATGAGTGTGAGGAGACTACTCTTCATGATGTGAGCATTGAGGAGGAAATGGCGAGGAAATATGCTCAATACCAAGCTGAAGCTCGAGCTCGAGCTCAAGAGGCAtacaatgaagatgatgaaatgcGTCCTCAGTGCGCACAACAATAG
- the LOC113296755 gene encoding dnaJ protein homolog, whose protein sequence is MFGRAPPKSNNTKYYEVLGVQKNASPEELKKAYRKAAIKHHPDKGGDPEKFKELGQVYEVLSDPEKRELYDEYGEDALKNNGGGGGESPFDIFERFFKRQNGGPGGKRKGEDAVHALKVSLEDLYNGTTKKLSLSRNVICTKCTGKGAKSGASMKWCSGCQGSGKKVSYRQIGPGMAQQMHHPCNECKGTGETISQKDRCPQCKGDKVVNEKKVLEVHVEKGMQNGQKIKFRGQADEAPDTDTGDIVFVVTQKAHPKFKRQGDDLFVEHKLSLTEALCGFQFALTHLDGRQLLIKTNPGEVIKPDSAKAVNDEGMPMYGRSFMKGKLYIQFNVEFPGSLTGEQSKALEGVLPPRKSPQLKDTKIDECEETTLHDVRIEEEMARKQAQTREAHDEDDDMHGGGHPGVQCAQQ, encoded by the coding sequence ATGTTTGGAAGAGCACCTCCGAAAAGTAATAACACGAAGTACTATGAAGTCCTTGGAGTACAAAAGAATGCTTCTCCAGAAGAATTGAAAAAGGCGTATAGGAAGGCTGCGATTAAGCATCATCCTGATAAGGGTGGAGATCCAGAAAAGTTCAAGGAGCTGGGACAGGTTTACGAGGTTCTGAGTGACCCAGAGAAACGTGAACTTTATGATGAGTATGGTGAAGATGCACTTAAAAAtaatggtggaggtggtggtgagagTCCCTTTGATATCTTCGAGCGTTTCTTCAAGAGACAGAATGGCGGCccaggaggaaaaaggaagggaGAAGATGCTGTGCATGCCTTGAAGGTATCTCTGGAGGATCTTTACAATGGCACTACGAAGAAACTGTCCCTCTCCCGCAATGTGATTTGCACCAAGTGTACTGGCAAGGGCGCGAAATCTGGTGCTTCAATGAAGTGGTGTTCTGGTTGCCAAGGTTCTGGTAAGAAAGTATCTTATAGGCAAATAGGTCCTGGAATGGCCCAGCAGATGCATCATCCATGTAATGAGTGTAAGGGTACAGGAGAAACCATCAGCCAGAAGGACCGCTGCCCTCAATGCAAAGGTGACAAGGTTGTCAACGAGAAGAAGGTGCTGGAAGTGCATGTTGAGAAGGGAATGCAGAACGGACAGAAAATCAAATTCCGTGGACAGGCCGATGAAGCTCCAGACACTGACACAGGGGATATAGTCTTTGTGGTGACACAGAAGGCTCATCCCAAGTTTAAGAGACAGGGTGATGATTTGTTTGTGGAGCACAAATTGTCCCTGACCGAAGCCCTCTGCGGATTTCAGTTTGCACTGACCCACCTTGATGGTAGACAACTCCTCATCAAGACTAACCCTGGGGAAGTCATCAAGCCTGATTCAGCCAAGGCAGTAAACGATGAAGGGATGCCCATGTATGGGAGATCATTCATGAAGGGTAAATTGTATATCCAATTCAATGTGGAATTCCCTGGGTCGTTGACAGGGGAGCAGTCCAAAGCATTGGAAGGTGTCCTACCACCAAGGAAATCGCCACAGCTGAAAGACACGAAAATCGATGAGTGTGAGGAGACTACTCTTCATGATGTGCGCATTGAGGAGGAAATGGCGAGGAAACAAGCTCAAACTCGAGAGgcacatgatgaagatgatgatatgcATGGTGGTGGTCATCCAGGGGTCCAGTGCGCACAGCAGTAG